From Lucilia cuprina isolate Lc7/37 chromosome 4, ASM2204524v1, whole genome shotgun sequence:
atacattcatacttgttttatttcatttataatttgcattttataattAGCAGACGTTTTTTTGGATACTGATGGTTACACCCTTCCATCgtccaaaaaaatttatgagtCACTGTCTGAATCCCATTCCAACGATTGGATCATAATCGAGCGATGTAAAATGTCTATTTGTATATTCAAAACAGTTGCTACATTCTGCAAACGATCAGCTCTTTGAATGACATTATCATACAACTGATCTGCTGAATATTCCTGTAATTTTACATATTCCGTTAAGTTTTGATCTTGATATTTTTTCTCTAATTCGTCGATATGATCGTTTATATCTgcttttactgttttattttgttCCCTATATAAGCTGggtagattttctataaaaaattcttttattccggaatattccATCAATAAAAATTGCCAATAAGTTAGTTTATCCGGTGATTCTTGATCCCTTTCTTCACGGGCATTAGAGAAATGATCGCAAATCAGAGTAATGAACatattaataagaaatataGCCACAACAAACATTAGTATAAGATACAGAATAAAACCCAAAACTCCACCACCATGACTCAGGTCATTCGGACTAGAGCGTGAATTAAATCCAAAAGAAAAGCTCATTATGGATGTGACACTTTTAAGATAACGGGAAAAATTCTCGGTATAACTACCATTTAAAATTTGAGCCGCCAAACCAACGGCACTGATGAATATGTGAATTACCAAAACGGTGGAAATAAGAGGAACAGTGGAAGTATATAGGGTACGATTAAATATGCGAAAAATACTAGAAAATTGTAGAATTTTCCAAATACGTATCGAAGCTAAACAGATAAGTAATCCAAGTGTTACGGTAGCTGTATAATCAAAAACGCAGGCCACGCGAAAGTCTACATATTCCAATTTGTTGGCCAATACAAAGGTCTTCATAACATACAAAACATAATACTCTCGAATGAtgacaaatattaaaagtatAACATTGAGAATCACTATAACCAAATCTACCCAATTCCAGGCGGATTTGAAAAATCCTGGCATAAACCAAGAGCGTATCACCATTACTTGGCAAAACTGCAGCAATTGGAATGTATACATTATGATAAGCAGCCACCACCACCAAGTAATTTCATTCATATTCCATAATAACTCTGCAGAATCCACTCTTATTTGCCAAACCAAATCACCGAAAGGTGTCTGTTCCACTAGTATCGAACAAATGGTAAACATATTGGAATCCGCATTATAAAgagtaaaatctataaaaacagCTGCAGTCGAGGCATCTAACCAATTATGAtctttaagataatttaaaattttatcattatttttatgatcACGCGCCAAAAGAGCCACATAACCCTTATTTTCGATGTAGGTATACACTGAAGCCATATTTCGGAAAACCATCAACCAATTGGATACACCTTCATAATGTTTCGACAACCAGGGATAATAAATGCGCCAATATTTATCTATATAGGGTAGAGATCGTTTTAACTTTTTCCATCCGGGCAAATAGTCCTGTTCGTCAAAAAGCATATTCGACATGCTTTTCTTCTTGTTGGCATGTCTAACCTGCTGCAGCCGCATTACACCCAATAAATTGCCGActggaaaatatattctgcctGGTTCGTCATAATCATATCCCTCATGAATGGCTGATCTTAAGGTATCATTTATCCAGAAGTATAAATCATTAATGGTCATCAGTCTCTTCATTTTGTAATTGGAAGAATAACTCTGATTTAATAGACTGCGCATGGTGGACGTATTGTAGTAGGTATAAGAATTCTGGGAATATACTACAACCAGTAAAAGTAATaggaaatattttccaaatagcCAAAAATCCTCGGTCAATTGTTTGTATTCCAAATTTAGATTTTCATCTCTATGACGTGCGTCTAGCTTCAATTGATATTGTAGACTTTTTAAACGTAATTTTAAGGTCAACAAgggattaaaaatattttttaatttttctgcaTCTATTACTTCTTCTTCCCCATTCCGAGATGCAATGTCATCTGATTGGCCTTTGAATGTCAGAATTAATGCTTGTATAACAAATACAATATGCTCCAAGAATATGTAACGTATCAGCATTATGGCAACCAATGTCAATGAgaattgtttaaactttttatattccCAGCGAAATCCAGCAAGTAGCGTTATAAGTATGAGACTCGTTGCTACAATTCCAGCGCTTagaatcaaaattaaaattgttcttttagTAATCTTCATAATTACGTCAATAATTTTacgtttgaagttttttttagaaaaattaaagaaaacatattataaTGGGACATGTCCGATCTTAAATTACTCTTCATCACACTCCTTAGTATAGAGGTCTAATGTGGGATCGGTATGTAACTGATATCCATGTTTAAGGGCCTGTCTTTAGGtaaaggattagggattaaattaaaattactcaattagttaattttgtttgctagtttaagcgcccaatggaggtggtttaaacttgaggaagaaatgcaaaagtataAACAGTTgatgcaaaaaattaataaaatttttagtgaaataaacattaaaattattgatttatcgattaaagggacaatatatttttataccctacaccaccttAATGGGGGggctatattgggtttgtgctgatgtttataacatacaaaaatcgGCTAAGAAtcgttttctaagtcgattaagctatgtccgccgttgttgtagcagcgactcGTGTAAAGTCGGTGTGACTGGCTTGGCAATCCTTGGCCGTTGTTCGTAGAACTCATAGTCGGTCCGGTGATTGTCGTTTGAACTAAGAGATTCTGCACAATCCTTCGTATGCTCTCCTCATAAACACGAAGGTCCTCCATGACATGACATGACGGTGATTGTCGTTTGAACTAAGAGATTCTGCACAATCCTTCGTATGCTCTCCTCATATACACGAAGGTCCTCCATGACATGCCTAGGGGTagcatccaactgtgtgatgttaaagttgggatgacTCCTCCGGTGAAATCCCAGGACTAAACAGTCAGTatgacattatgttccttgactgggaggACCTTCGTTTCCTCGTGTAGATGGAGCTCTGAGGTTATTTACATGCAACCACTCAGCGAAGGAGACCACAATGAAGCAGCATTATTGACCACTGACCGCCCAATTGTTTTATAGGTAGCCAACAATGTTTCCATGTCCATTTCCTACGTGCTGGCGTTTCGCcttatctctctctctctctctgggTGCTTAATAAAAAGTCGACAAAATGCACGCGAGTACAGTTCAGGATCGGAAATAGTGGTGTCTGAAAACTTAATCGCGACACTGTCATCTTTTTCGTCGGTTTGGAGAGAGACCGAACTGTAGACCACAACTTACTAACACCTGAGCTTAAGATGGAGTTCTTTAAATGATTTAACCATTTATTCCGTTTGTCCTCATTTACCAACCTGCTGATATCATGATAATACGTGGGTCGTCGGAGTTGATACTTCGGATGTCATCGCGCTCGTCTGCTAATTTCGCTGCCTCTGCTGGAAAGTCGACCAGCAGGAATAAAGCGACAGTTTCGTGGAACTTGCTTTTTGCTTGGTGTACGTTGCTAGGAACTGGAAGATCATTGAATATGGTGAATTCTCTGAAGCCAATCCATTCTGCTTTCTTTTGGTTTACGTAGAGTCGGCGTTCAGAGACGAAAAAGTCGTTGGGTCGATCCATACAAACCATTATGGGTAAGTGATCTGAGGCTAGAGAAACTACTGCTCTCCAAGTTGTGTAGTGGGCTCGCTATTGTGATGCCTGGAGAGCTGGCGCAGTCACCCATAATCCGTTTGGGGCCCAGCAACAACTACACAACAGCTGCTCCGTCCAGCTGGCtgcccatgtaaaccttgtgcgcaaggaacaggtggcaattttcaaaataattgaatGACATTTGGCTCTCTTTTTTTAAtctaaggacgaagcctattgaaaatggataaaaccggtccattatttcgccgtTCCCTTCAGTAAATAACTTGAAAGTCAAAATTCGCCTATGAACAGGAATAacaatcgaaaagtcggaaaaagtcgaaaaaagtcggaaaaagtcgaaaatagtcggaaaaagtcgaaaggtcgaaaatagtcgaaaagtcagaaaaagtcgaaaaaagtcggaaagtcgaaaagtcgactatttataaaatattaaaagtcgaaaaatcgacttttaattaaataaaaaaaagtcgaaaaatcgacttttaactaaatgcaaaaagtcgaacgtcgaaaagtcgacttttcgtaaaatgcaaaaagtcgaaaagtcgactttgcgtttcaactatagaaccctacaaaGGAGATTAACaccagaatcaatttatttttaaattagctAGTCTTATTATTATCAAAACCCCGCTATAAAGCgatttatagaaaatcaaacGATATTCAGGGAACTAAACCCCTAATCTCGTAAAAGTCCTCTGATTTCAACTAAGTCAATATCAATAGGGTTTGTTATTATATCACTGAAGTAACGtaagttaaatttcaaattgcaGTCTGTTTCCACTCGCAGTAAACTTCCACTAACAACCTTCAAGGATATTTGCTTCTAATCTCTTTTAGGGGTCAATaacatttctttaagaaaaatgtttgcattccaaaaaatactttatttgctataaaaatatatatattgtacaTGATAATAAATGAATGAtggatataattaaaattaaactacagAAAGGCATGCCTACAAAAAATTTCGAATGGAAATGGATAAAGATAATTGTGTAAATGAATCTTCATAAAACTaacctaaaatatatttataataaacggAAATTTATCGAATAATTTTTCGTTTCGATAATTTCAAATGTTCTAAATACAGAAATGTCATGAGGAACATTTAAACCGGGTACAAAAGCCTAAAATCGTTATCGATTGGTTGGGGAATCTATTGTAAAAGTAACTACATTCTTTTAGAGCAAATTTACCGAAAGATCTCACGTTTTATTTATTGTCTACGGGAGGGAGGAGGCAAGTATTCTCTGGCTTTAGTTGTTGGCGTAGCAATTGCAGCATTTCCAAATGCAGTTTCTGGTAAATTGGCATTGTAACCACTACCTCCGCCACCGCCTCCGGGCGTGGTGGCAACGGCTGGACTGGCGGGTCGTAAGACTGAACCAAATGGTGTCGGGGTGGCGGGAAATGTTTGGGCTCCAGCATTTGTCGCTGAGGGATTGAAACGATTAGCATTTGCTGCCACTCCCGATAGGGAAGAAGGTTGTATTGCTATATTGCCACCGCCACCTGTTACCGACGAAGGTATACGCTGTGATGTAAATAGTCCCGTGGTGCTAGGAGGTGCTCTAGCACCACTTGATGATAAAAGATTTGTTTGAGGTCTACCGATTTGTTGGTTTGAGCTGGGTTGATATCCGGTATTTGTGGGTATTCTCTCGTTACCATAATCATAGATAAATGCATTATTAGCATATAAGCTGGGGGCCGAAGCACAATCATACTGATTCCACCATATACATACCAAAACCTCTTGACTGAAAATGGTACCATTGGGGCATAGGAAGGAATAGGTGCGATTTAGAGCACATATGTGAAAGACCTGACATTGAGCTTCAATGTCTGAGTAGTAACCTGGCAATGGCTGTTGAGCacaatcaaaatttgtttgtggcacttgactatagattggataATCAACACCCGGGACACCTGGTATGGCTGAAAAATCACCATCGTAATCATCATCTACGCTATTGCCTGTGCCAGTACTTCCTCTACCCGTGCCAGTATTTGAAAATTGTGTATTAGGTGCATAAATACTACCAGGTCCTGTGCCACCCGTTCCGGTAGGTCTTTGCGATAGGTTAGGTCTTTTTGGTAGATTAGCGGCTGTGCCGCCATAAGCTGTTGGTCCGCTGCCTGTTAAACCACCAATTCCTCTTTGATTTTGTGCTGAAAATCCACCAAACGGTCCAGAGGGACTGGATGCAGCCCCACCAACTCCAGAAAATGCTGTGGGTGCGGTAGGAAAAGCAGCTGTAGCAGCGGAGGCAGGAGCAAATCCGCCGGTTAATGGTCTTATGGGAGCAGCAGCTGTAGCTGGAATATTTCCACCAGCTATTTCACTGCGACCATAATTATAACCACTTTGAGCCTAAAATAAATTAAGGTTTTAgagacatttttaatttaatattagaaaGTAGAGAAGAGCTTACCCAACATATAGGACTAAAAAGAAGAAGACCtgtaacaagaaaataaaattgaattaaattaaaaatatggaaaagtgtatgtttttataattttcaaagtcAATGTCACATCTCTTAGGCAGTGAGATCCAAGTCAATTTTGAAATTGTAGTAACTTATTctaataaaagtacatttttgtaTTGGAACTACCGATATCTTATTTCTGCAGATAGagaaaataagtgaaaataACCTTCATAGTCCCGTTTACTCCACCTTCGGTTATAGTTTAACCGGTAGATATTCTGCCggttaatataatttatgtattataactttaaatttaaccatacGATAAAATATaaccatatatttttttcatatttggaCTTTAACTTCCATTGATTAAATAAGAGGCTATCATTGGAGTAAATCGTAATACCATAACACCCAGACGTAAATATCGTAATACTAATCTTCAGAACTACTTTTCTTGTGATTAATGTTAACAATATGATTACAAGAGTTAATCAACGGTAAGAGCAGGTAGGATGAGATTGTTCCATTTGAATTCATTCCTTTAGATTCATATCAAAGATATGACATCTGTTGAAGAGACAGGAAGTATACCGCGTAAAAATATGTCCGTACGTCGCTTCTTCGTTCGTCCATTAAAAATCTTGCAATCAAAGCACAATttacaattttggagataatatAAATGGCTATATAACAGTCTTTAAACCAACTTTCTATTTCAACGATGCATTATAAACATGGCTGGATCAGACCTCATCTTAAAGTTTATCAATCTGTTCTGAATCACTCCCTGAGTCGCCACGATTTGAAATACTTTTCTTCTGATTAATGTTAACAATATGTTTCCCCTACTGAAAAAGTTAATCAATGGTAAGGGGAGGGAGGATTTGAATACATCCTTCTAGAGTTATATAAGAGATATGGCATCTGTTGAAAAGCACCGAAAGTATAACGCAAAACAAATATTGGTCAATTAAATCATGTCCGTTCGTCTCACCTGCGTCCGTTCGTGAAAATCTTTCAATCTAAGCTGAGTTTGCAATTTGGAGATAATGCCTATATAAACCAACATTATATATTAACGATTTAGGTTTTACGCAGACatgtttaaaatgtacaaaaattctGATTCTACATCCTTCTTAAAGTCGAATAAACTTTTCAGAATCACTCCCTGA
This genomic window contains:
- the LOC111681170 gene encoding polycystic kidney disease protein 1-like 3 yields the protein MKITKRTILILILSAGIVATSLILITLLAGFRWEYKKFKQFSLTLVAIMLIRYIFLEHIVFVIQALILTFKGQSDDIASRNGEEEVIDAEKLKNIFNPLLTLKLRLKSLQYQLKLDARHRDENLNLEYKQLTEDFWLFGKYFLLLLLVVVYSQNSYTYYNTSTMRSLLNQSYSSNYKMKRLMTINDLYFWINDTLRSAIHEGYDYDEPGRIYFPVGNLLGVMRLQQVRHANKKKSMSNMLFDEQDYLPGWKKLKRSLPYIDKYWRIYYPWLSKHYEGVSNWLMVFRNMASVYTYIENKGYVALLARDHKNNDKILNYLKDHNWLDASTAAVFIDFTLYNADSNMFTICSILVEQTPFGDLVWQIRVDSAELLWNMNEITWWWWLLIIMYTFQLLQFCQVMVIRSWFMPGFFKSAWNWVDLVIVILNVILLIFVIIREYYVLYVMKTFVLANKLEYVDFRVACVFDYTATVTLGLLICLASIRIWKILQFSSIFRIFNRTLYTSTVPLISTVLVIHIFISAVGLAAQILNGSYTENFSRYLKSVTSIMSFSFGFNSRSSPNDLSHGGGVLGFILYLILMFVVAIFLINMFITLICDHFSNAREERDQESPDKLTYWQFLLMEYSGIKEFFIENLPSLYREQNKTVKADINDHIDELEKKYQDQNLTEYVKLQEYSADQLYDNVIQRADRLQNVATVLNIQIDILHRSIMIQSLEWDSDSDS
- the LOC111681169 gene encoding uncharacterized protein LOC111681169 produces the protein MDLNLFILFLNGLLLFSPICWAQSGYNYGRSEIAGGNIPATAAAPIRPLTGGFAPASAATAAFPTAPTAFSGVGGAASSPSGPFGGFSAQNQRGIGGLTGSGPTAYGGTAANLPKRPNLSQRPTGTGGTGPGSIYAPNTQFSNTGTGRGSTGTGNSVDDDYDGDFSAIPGVPGVDYPIYSQVPQTNFDCAQQPLPGYYSDIEAQCQVFHICALNRTYSFLCPNGTIFSQEVLVCIWWNQYDCASAPSLYANNAFIYDYGNERIPTNTGYQPSSNQQIGRPQTNLLSSSGARAPPSTTGLFTSQRIPSSVTGGGGNIAIQPSSLSGVAANANRFNPSATNAGAQTFPATPTPFGSVLRPASPAVATTPGGGGGGSGYNANLPETAFGNAAIATPTTKAREYLPPPSRRQ